One segment of Passer domesticus isolate bPasDom1 chromosome 24, bPasDom1.hap1, whole genome shotgun sequence DNA contains the following:
- the HEYL gene encoding hairy/enhancer-of-split related with YRPW motif-like protein, translating into MKRLCEESSSDTESDGTIDVGREEEYSHVSRSVSPTTTSQIQARKKRRGIIEKRRRDRINSSLSELRRLVPTAFEKQGSSKLEKAEILQMTVDHLKMLHATGGTGFLDARALAVDYRSIGFRECLTEVVRYLGILEGQNAADPIRLRLLSHLNNYVAEMEPSPVATSLLPVQTWPWSFLHGAAGPVQIPRREAAPAPLVLTASSLAYPSPAVRPAPLRRVPGEMLPSRRSFLASRMGSSSRRARGASSAAAVPAVPRMPSPAGALREGTSKSSQIATFLFSPASAGIPVPPAYAAPPVLGAATQGPGIRVGTSRICRSWATEIGAF; encoded by the exons ATGAAGCGGCTGTGCGAGGAGAGCTCGTCCGACACGGAGTCTGACGGCACCATCGACGTGGGCCGGGAGGAGGAGTACAG CCATGTTTCCAGGTCTGTGTCTCCCACCACGACATCTCAGATACAAGCCaggaagaagaggagaggg ATCATCGAGAAGCGGCGCCGTGACCGCATCAACAGCAGCCTCTCGGAGCTGCGGCGCCTGGTGCCCACGGCCTTCGAGAAGCAG GGGTCTTCCAAGCTGGAGAAGGCAGAAATTCTACAAATGACAGTGGATCACTTAAAAATGCTTCATGCCACAGGAGGAACAG GCTTCCTGGATGCCCGGGCTCTGGCTGTGGATTACAGAAGCATCGGATTCCGCGAGTGTCTCACCGAAGTTGTCAGGTACCTGGGCATCCTCGAGGGCCAGAACGCTGCCGACCCCATCCGGCTGCGACTCCTCTCCCACCTGAATAATTACGTGGCAGAAATGGAGCCTTCGCCCGTGGCCACATCCCTGCTGCCCGTCCAGACCTGGCCCTGGTCCTTCCTGCACGGCGCCGCCGGGCCCGTGCAGATCCCCAGGAGGGAGGCTGCTCCCGCTCCGCTTGTTCTGACTGCATCTTCCCTGGCTtaccccagccctgcagtgaggCCAGCCCCTCTCCGCCGTGTCCCCGGTGAGATGCTTCCCTCCCGCCGGAGCTTCCTGGCCAGCAGGATGGGCTCCTCCAGCCGGAGGGCCCGCGGCGCCAGCTCGGCCGCAGCCGTGCCAGCCGTGCCCAGGATGCCATCGCCAGCGGGAGCACTGAGAGAGGGCACATCCAAGAGCAGCCAAATCGCCACGTTCCTcttctccccagcctctgccggcATCCCTGTGCCGCCAGCTTACGCGGCACCTCCCGTCTTGGGCGCTGCCACGCAGGGACCAGGGATCAGGGTTGGGACATCCAGGATCTGCCGCTCCTGGGCGACGGAAATCGGGGCTTTCTga